In a genomic window of Taeniopygia guttata chromosome 13, bTaeGut7.mat, whole genome shotgun sequence:
- the LOC100220115 gene encoding protocadherin alpha-2 isoform X5 produces MEERCCAAVMRVLVLQAAWALAGGQVRYSVPEEAKAGTVVGRLAQDLGLEAGEAEARRLRLVAQGRRASVEVSGASGALLVSSRLDREELCGKSAPCALRLEVLLERPLRVFHVELEVTDINDNAPIFPAARKNLSIAELSVPGSRFPLEGASDADIGANAQLSYTLSPSEHFSLDVKSSDESRKSLFLVLAKSLDRETIPVHQLVLTATDGGRPSLTGTMELVISVLDANDNAPQFNQSVYKVQLPENCTEGTLVTRVNATDPDEGSNKEFSYSILSSTPIANKEFFTIDSKTGEIRLKGTLDFEDVRLHELQIEATDKGTPPLSGHCSVELEVLDVNDNAPEVWVTSLSVPVSEDASVGTVVALLSVSDRDSGENGRVRCWVWPASPFGLEATFAGSYSLVLREALDRERVSEYEVEVRAEDGGAPALGARRGLRVPVSDVNDNAPAFAQAVYTVLARENNAAGAELARLWARDPDEAGNGRVSYSVWEGGAAGGGGGWRAASSYVSVDAESGRLWALQPLDYEELQVLQFEVRAVDAGEPPLWGNATVQLFVLDENDNAPALLPPAGPAPEAGAAAAEAAAAGAVSVWEPGTLWAWAAWGAPAGQVVAKIRAVDADSGYNAWLRYELWEPRGKGPFRVGLYSGEVSTARALDEADGPRQRLLIVVRDHGEPARSATATLSVSLVEAAEAALAAAAGSSASSSVSRSAAGVELGPGGAASAATNVWLVVAICAVSSLFLLAVVLYVASRWAPRAAVLSGPGPTTLVCASEVGSWSYSQRHSRSLCVADGAAKSDLMVFSPNFPPPPPGPAPKDTQPEPSALLDTPKHPNPDWRYSASLRAGMQRT; encoded by the coding sequence ATGGAGGAGCGCTGTTGCGCGGCGGTGATGcgggtgctggtgctgcaggcgGCCTGGGCGCTGGCGGGCGGGCAGGTGCGCTACTCGGTGCCGGAGGAAGCCAAGGCCGGCACGGTGGTGGGCCGTCTGGCGCAGGACCTGGGCCTGGAGGCGGGCGAGGCGGAGGCGCGGCGGCTGCGGCTGGTGGCGCAGGGCCGGCGGGCGAGCGTGGAGGTGAGCGGGGCGAGCGGCGCGCTGCTGGTGAGCTCGCGGCTCGACCGGGAGGAGCTGTGCGGCAAGAGCGCGCCGTGCGCGCTGCgcctggaggtgctgctggagcggCCGCTGCGCGTCTTCCATGTGGAGCTGGAGGTCACCGACATCAACGACAATGCCCCCATCTTCCCCGCCGCCCGCAAAAACCTCAGCATCGCGGAATTGTCTGTGCCTGGGTCTCGTTTCCCGCTGGAGGGCGCGTCGGATGCGGATATCGGAGCGAATGCGCAGCTCTCCTACACACTCAGCCCCAGCGAGCATTTTTCACTCGATGTTAAATCTTCTGATGAAAGCAGAAAGTCTCTGTTTCTGGTACTCGCAAAGTCTTTAGACCGTGAGACGATTCCAGTGCACCAGTTGGTGCTGACGGCGACTGACGGGGGCCGGCCGTCTCTGACCGGGACAATGGAGCTGGTGATCTCAGTGCTGGATGCGAACGACAATGCGCCCCAATTCAACCAGTCGGTGTATAAAGTGCAGCTACCGGAGAACTGTACAGAGGGGACGCTTGTAACACGTGTGAATGCCACGGATCCGGACGAAGGGAGCAATAAGGAGTTTTCCTACAGCATCTTGAGTTCGACTCCTATCGCTAACAAAGAATTCTTTACTATTGATTCCAAGACGGGTGAGATCAGACTGAAGGGTACTTTGGACTTCGAAGACGTTCGTTTACACGAATTGCAAATTGAAGCGACAGATAAAGGAACACCCCCACTGTCAGGTCACTGCAGCgtggagctggaggtgctggacGTGAATGACAACGCGCCGGAGGTGTGGGTGACGTCGCTGTCGGTGCCGGTGTCGGAGGACGCGTCGGTGGGGACGGTGGTGGCCCTGCTGAGCGTGTCGGACCGGGACTCGGGGGAGAACGGTCGCGTGCGGTGCTGGGTGTGGCCGGCGTCGCCGTTCGGTCTGGAGGCGACGTTCGCAGGCTCGTACTCGCTGGTGCTGCGCGAGGCGCTGGACCGGGAGCGGGTGTCGGAGTACGAGGTGGAGGTGCGTGCGGAGGACGGCGGGGCGCCGGCGCTGGGCGCCCGGCGCGGGCTGCGGGTGCCGGTGTCGGACGTGAACGACAACGCGCCCGCGTTCGCGCAGGCCGTGTACACGGTGCTGGCGCGGGAGAACAacgcggcgggcgcggagctGGCGCGGCTGTGGGCGCGGGACCCGGACGAGGCGGGCAACGGGCGCGTCAGCTACTCGGTGTGGGAGGGCggcgcggccggcggcggcggcgggtgGCGGGCGGCGTCGAGCTACGTGTCGGTGGACGCGGAGAGCGGGCGTCTGTGGGCGCTGCAGCCGCTGGACTAcgaggagctgcaggtgctgcagttCGAGGTGCGCGCGGTGGACGCGGGGGAGCCGCCGCTGTGGGGCAACGCCACGGTGCAGCTCTTCGTGCTGGACGAGAACGACAACGCgccggcgctgctgccgcccgcGGGTCCGGCACCGGAGGCGGGCGCCGCGGCggccgaggcggcggcggcgggggcggtcTCGGTGTGGGAGCCGGGCACGCTGTGGGCGTGGGCGGCGTGGGGGGCGCCGGCGGGGCAGGTGGTGGCGAAGATCCGCGCCGTGGACGCGGACTCGGGCTACAACGCGTGGCTGCGCTACGAGCTGTGGGAGCCGCGGGGCAAGGGCCCGTTCCGCGTGGGGCTCTACAGCGGCGAGGTGAGCACGGCGCGGGCGCTGGACGAGGCGGACGGGCCTCGGCAGAGGCTGCTGATCGTCGTGCGCGACCACGGCGAGCCGGCGCGCTCGGCCACGGCCACGCTCAGCGTGTCGCTGGTGGAGGCCGCCGAGGCGGCGCTGGCCGCGGCCGCGGGATCCTCGGCGTCGTCGTCGGTGTCGCGGTCGGCGGCGGGCGTGGAGCTGGGGCCCGGCGGCGCGGCGAGCGCGGCGACCAACGTGTGGCTGGTGGTGGCCATCTGCGCGGTGTCGAGCCTGTTCCTGCTGGCCGTGGTGCTGTACGTGGCGTCGCGCTGGGCGCCGCGGGCGGCCGTGCTCTCGGGGCCCGGGCCCACGACGCTCGTGTGCGCCAGCGAAGTGGGCAGCTGGTCGTACTCGCAGCGCCACAGCCGCAGCCTGTGCGTGGCGGACGGCGCGGCCAAGAGCGACCTCATGGTTTTCAGCCCCAACTTccctccgccgccgcccggccccgcgcccaaGGACACGCAGCCGGAGCCCTCCGCGCTCCTCGACACG